In one window of Lewinellaceae bacterium DNA:
- a CDS encoding histidine decarboxylase → MDAMLNNLLRRLHSESKNSIGYPVSRDFDYSALAPFLEVAINNIGDPFLEGAYHLETHAMEREVLDFYARVFRAEPNQYWGYVTNGGSESNLYGLYLARELYPKGMVYYSEATHYSVQKNIHLLNMPSIAIRSQENGEIDYDDLYQTILLNRQQPVIMLINVGTTMMEAIDDLNRIREILRKLAIHHFYIHVDGALAGAYAAWLDPKPAFDFADGVDSIAISGHKFIGSPFPCGVVLTKKQHRDRIARSISYINNLDTTISGSRNGHAPLFLWYTLSQLGEAGMQQRLKHSQRMATYLLTQLRLMGIQAWKNEGAITVVFPAPGKAIRDKWQLATDNGNSHVICMPHVSYKQLDAFLADMKAVPATKGQEIAVSV, encoded by the coding sequence ATGGATGCGATGCTGAATAACCTGTTGCGCAGGCTTCATAGTGAATCAAAGAACTCGATTGGCTATCCGGTATCCCGGGATTTTGATTACAGTGCCTTGGCACCATTTCTGGAGGTGGCCATCAATAATATCGGCGATCCATTCCTGGAGGGCGCCTATCACCTTGAGACGCATGCCATGGAACGCGAAGTGCTCGACTTTTATGCCCGTGTATTCCGTGCAGAGCCGAATCAATACTGGGGTTATGTGACCAACGGAGGCTCGGAAAGTAATCTTTATGGTTTGTACCTGGCACGCGAGCTGTATCCAAAGGGTATGGTATATTACTCGGAAGCCACGCATTATTCGGTGCAAAAAAACATCCATCTGTTAAACATGCCCAGCATTGCCATCCGGAGCCAGGAGAACGGAGAGATCGATTACGACGATTTGTATCAGACCATCCTGCTTAACCGCCAGCAACCGGTCATCATGCTGATCAATGTGGGCACCACCATGATGGAAGCCATTGACGACCTGAACCGCATCCGGGAGATCCTGCGTAAACTGGCAATCCATCACTTTTACATTCATGTCGATGGCGCCCTCGCCGGTGCTTATGCGGCCTGGCTGGATCCGAAACCTGCATTTGACTTTGCGGACGGGGTTGACAGCATCGCCATCAGCGGACATAAATTCATCGGCAGCCCATTCCCTTGCGGCGTGGTCCTTACCAAAAAACAACACCGCGACCGCATTGCCCGCTCCATATCATACATCAACAACCTGGATACCACCATTTCCGGATCCCGCAATGGGCATGCACCGCTCTTCCTCTGGTACACGCTGAGCCAGCTCGGAGAGGCCGGTATGCAGCAACGCCTGAAACACAGTCAGCGAATGGCAACGTACCTCCTGACCCAATTGCGCCTGATGGGTATCCAGGCCTGGAAAAATGAAGGCGCCATCACCGTTGTTTTTCCGGCTCCCGGCAAGGCTATCCGGGATAAGTGGCAATTGGCCACGGACAACGGGAATTCACACGTCATCTGCATGCCTCATGTGAGCTATAAACAACTGGATGCTTTTCTGGCAGACATGAAAGCAGTTCCAGCGACAAAAGGCCAGGAGATTGCAGTAAGTGTATAA
- a CDS encoding energy transducer TonB: MSEPKKDKQFIHKPYFAGGMKAMSDFIRKQLKYPAEAAEHLIQGTVQLRYTIDYQGNVTDVRVIKHLGFGCDEEAERVVRLLKFEVKKPRHLRVEFHKTINIHFHPPKVVKTKPAYLYQYSESPKADNPAPATGGYSYTITFDEPK; this comes from the coding sequence ATGAGCGAACCGAAAAAGGATAAACAGTTTATTCATAAGCCCTATTTCGCGGGTGGTATGAAGGCGATGTCAGACTTTATCCGGAAGCAACTCAAATACCCGGCGGAAGCGGCAGAACACCTGATTCAGGGCACCGTCCAATTGCGCTACACCATCGATTACCAGGGAAATGTCACCGATGTCAGGGTGATCAAACATTTGGGTTTCGGATGTGACGAAGAAGCAGAACGGGTTGTCCGCCTGCTAAAATTTGAGGTGAAGAAACCACGTCATCTCCGGGTTGAATTTCACAAGACCATTAATATTCACTTCCATCCACCAAAGGTGGTCAAGACCAAGCCGGCCTATTTGTATCAATATTCAGAATCGCCAAAAGCGGACAACCCTGCGCCGGCTACCGGCGGTTATTCGTACACCATTACCTTTGACGAGCCCAAATAA
- a CDS encoding Lrp/AsnC family transcriptional regulator, with product MDATDQRILQLLQENAKWTSKELASRVGLSITPTYERIRKLEQQGIIKGYVALLDPDKVGLPLMAYCHVSLKEHVRDLLDAFRESIMQYPEIVECHHVAGNYDFLLKVMVKDMHHYQDFIVNKLASSVMISQVHTSFVINTLKQTTALPVDLD from the coding sequence ATGGACGCCACCGATCAACGAATCCTACAGCTTCTTCAGGAAAATGCGAAATGGACCAGCAAGGAGCTTGCCAGCCGCGTTGGATTGAGCATCACGCCAACGTATGAGCGGATCCGCAAACTGGAACAGCAGGGGATCATCAAAGGGTATGTCGCGCTGCTGGACCCGGATAAAGTCGGCTTGCCGCTGATGGCGTATTGCCATGTCTCCTTAAAAGAACATGTCCGTGATTTACTGGATGCTTTCCGGGAATCGATTATGCAGTACCCGGAAATCGTGGAGTGCCACCATGTAGCCGGTAATTACGATTTTTTACTTAAGGTCATGGTCAAGGACATGCACCACTACCAGGACTTCATCGTCAACAAACTGGCTTCGTCCGTTATGATCTCCCAGGTCCATACCTCCTTTGTGATCAATACGCTGAAACAAACCACGGCATTACCGGTGGATCTGGATTGA
- a CDS encoding DUF2723 domain-containing protein, producing MWSYKKISTTAGWIVFAVAALVYFFSAERSGSLWDCGEFVLGAYKLQVVHPPGAPLFILIGRLFAWVGDILSADPSRIAFAVNLMSGLATAFGAMFVGWTTIILGKLALVGKDDEPSFGQSVALGFAGIVGGLTTAFASSIWFSAVEGEVYALSTFFTCMTLWSTVKWYSLPNETQYDRWLVFALYSIGLSIGVHLLSLLIMPAMGLLYYFKKYKEHSLWGGFLAILAGLVGMFVIQKVIIVGIPTLWSWIELLFVNGFGLPINSGIIPLVLLLGAGAYFSIRWATQRQYVLLQQLFTALTLAVIAFSVFGVVIIRALANPPINMNEPNNAFRLISYLNREQYGERPLLKGPYYDARPIRYDRSDKYDEVDGKYAVVEQRFQPVYKASDEMFFPRMGFNDAARKQLYKMWMNKETPPSFIDNIKFFFNYQVWWMYWRYFLWNFSGTQNRAQGYMPWDLRTGHWATGIKPIDEALLYNEDKLPDTMKNDPSRNSYYMLPLLFGILGLLFHLRHNNREFWTLFFLFLITGIGIIVYSNQPPNEPRERDYVLIGSFLTFAIWVGMGVLELYNILSKRMGDKLAPAAIAGVLVLTAPVIMGFQNYNDHSRIHLAGARDYGANFLNSVAPNAIIFTFGDNDTYPLWYCQEVENIRPDVRVINLSLIAVDWYINQMRRRINESAPVKFTIPAEAYVGDARNQVFIDKGQPMDMVAALKYVGESHPKTMSGYGQVPSTLPSPRLYLPINKEQALASGWVDQKDSSRMISQFEINFGTRQYILKDELAVTDIIASNVKDRPIYFAMTAQLDKLLGLQNNMYVDGVAARLVPVNTGSVSRLNIYGVGEIHDDVVYDNIMNKFKWGNFDKYKQYVDGSFTPTTTVTRYVMMRTMEQFTKEGDTKRAADIAAKFFEAFPFMNFPYKGSEIYGITGTNFTLEMIKALIRDNRMEDAKKQMRLLAQETADYLDFYNSLAEEDMPSFDQEKQYSMLTVSQIMAEAPKLNDPNFMQEMQNLLSPFQTSTVPN from the coding sequence ATGTGGTCTTATAAAAAGATTTCGACAACAGCCGGATGGATTGTTTTTGCTGTTGCCGCTTTGGTATACTTCTTCTCCGCTGAACGCTCGGGAAGTTTGTGGGACTGCGGTGAATTTGTCCTGGGTGCCTATAAATTACAAGTTGTTCACCCACCCGGTGCTCCGCTGTTTATTCTCATCGGAAGGTTGTTTGCCTGGGTTGGTGATATCCTCTCTGCGGATCCTTCACGGATTGCCTTTGCGGTCAACCTGATGTCGGGTCTTGCCACGGCATTCGGGGCCATGTTCGTGGGCTGGACCACGATTATCCTTGGAAAACTGGCCCTGGTAGGTAAGGATGATGAGCCCAGTTTCGGACAGAGTGTCGCCCTGGGATTTGCCGGCATCGTTGGTGGACTTACTACTGCATTTGCTTCCTCCATTTGGTTTTCCGCGGTGGAAGGTGAGGTTTACGCCTTATCGACCTTCTTCACTTGTATGACCTTATGGTCGACCGTAAAATGGTATTCATTGCCTAATGAAACCCAATACGACCGCTGGTTGGTCTTTGCTTTATACTCCATCGGTCTGAGCATCGGCGTTCACCTGTTGAGCTTGTTGATCATGCCGGCCATGGGATTGCTGTATTACTTCAAAAAATACAAAGAGCATTCATTGTGGGGAGGATTTCTGGCCATTCTCGCCGGCCTCGTCGGGATGTTCGTCATCCAGAAAGTCATTATCGTAGGGATACCTACGCTGTGGAGTTGGATTGAATTGCTCTTCGTCAATGGGTTTGGATTACCCATCAACAGCGGTATAATTCCGCTCGTCCTGCTCCTGGGCGCTGGCGCATATTTCAGCATTCGCTGGGCTACGCAGCGTCAGTATGTATTGCTGCAACAACTTTTTACGGCTTTGACATTAGCGGTTATCGCCTTCTCTGTGTTTGGTGTGGTAATTATCCGTGCATTGGCCAATCCGCCCATCAACATGAACGAGCCCAATAATGCTTTCCGTCTGATCTCCTATCTGAACCGGGAGCAGTACGGTGAGCGACCGCTTCTGAAGGGTCCCTACTACGACGCCCGGCCGATCCGGTATGACCGCTCGGATAAATACGATGAAGTGGATGGCAAATACGCCGTGGTCGAGCAACGATTTCAGCCGGTTTACAAAGCATCGGATGAGATGTTCTTCCCTCGTATGGGCTTTAACGATGCGGCGAGGAAGCAGCTGTATAAAATGTGGATGAATAAGGAAACACCACCCTCGTTCATCGACAACATCAAATTTTTCTTCAATTACCAGGTCTGGTGGATGTACTGGCGCTATTTCCTCTGGAATTTCAGCGGTACCCAAAACCGGGCCCAGGGATACATGCCCTGGGATCTGCGCACCGGACACTGGGCTACCGGGATCAAACCCATCGACGAAGCGCTCCTCTACAATGAGGACAAGTTGCCGGATACGATGAAAAATGATCCTTCGCGTAACAGCTATTACATGCTGCCATTGCTTTTCGGTATCCTGGGGCTGTTATTCCATTTACGACACAATAACCGGGAATTCTGGACACTCTTCTTCCTGTTCCTGATTACTGGTATCGGGATCATTGTCTATTCCAACCAACCACCCAATGAACCCCGTGAGCGTGACTACGTATTGATCGGGTCATTCCTCACTTTTGCCATCTGGGTGGGTATGGGTGTCCTGGAACTTTACAATATCCTGTCCAAGCGCATGGGGGACAAACTGGCACCTGCGGCAATCGCGGGGGTACTGGTTTTGACTGCACCGGTGATCATGGGATTCCAGAATTACAACGACCACAGCCGGATCCACCTGGCGGGAGCACGGGACTACGGAGCTAACTTCCTCAATTCTGTCGCACCGAACGCCATCATCTTCACCTTTGGTGACAACGACACCTATCCGTTATGGTATTGTCAGGAAGTCGAGAACATACGGCCGGACGTACGGGTGATCAACCTGAGTCTTATCGCCGTAGACTGGTACATCAACCAGATGCGCCGCCGGATCAATGAATCCGCACCGGTTAAGTTCACCATTCCTGCCGAAGCCTATGTCGGTGATGCCCGCAACCAGGTATTTATCGATAAAGGTCAGCCAATGGATATGGTTGCTGCCCTGAAATATGTCGGTGAGTCGCATCCGAAAACCATGTCAGGCTATGGCCAGGTGCCATCGACGTTGCCATCACCACGCTTGTATCTGCCGATCAATAAAGAGCAGGCGCTGGCCAGCGGATGGGTGGACCAGAAAGATTCCTCCCGGATGATATCACAGTTTGAAATCAATTTTGGAACCCGGCAGTACATCCTGAAAGATGAGCTGGCCGTTACCGATATCATTGCCAGCAACGTAAAGGACCGTCCGATCTATTTTGCCATGACGGCACAGCTGGATAAACTCCTTGGCTTACAAAACAACATGTATGTCGACGGTGTGGCTGCACGTCTGGTACCTGTCAATACCGGCAGTGTATCGCGCCTGAACATCTATGGCGTCGGCGAAATCCACGACGATGTCGTCTATGACAACATTATGAATAAGTTCAAATGGGGCAATTTTGATAAGTACAAGCAGTATGTCGACGGAAGCTTTACCCCGACTACAACCGTGACGCGCTATGTGATGATGCGTACCATGGAGCAGTTTACCAAAGAGGGAGATACCAAACGGGCTGCGGACATTGCTGCCAAGTTCTTCGAGGCCTTCCCATTCATGAACTTCCCATACAAAGGGTCTGAGATCTATGGGATCACTGGTACCAACTTCACGCTGGAAATGATCAAGGCGCTGATCCGCGACAACCGGATGGAGGATGCCAAAAAACAAATGAGACTATTGGCGCAGGAGACGGCTGATTATCTGGACTTCTACAATTCATTGGCGGAAGAGGATATGCCCAGCTTTGATCAGGAAAAGCAGTACAGCATGCTTACGGTAAGCCAGATCATGGCCGAAGCACCCAAGCTGAACGACCCGAACTTTATGCAGGAAATGCAAAATTTATTGAGTCCCTTCCAAACCTCAACGGTACCGAACTAA
- a CDS encoding prolipoprotein diacylglyceryl transferase, giving the protein MYPNLSYFFHDLFGTEPDNFLSVINTFGFFLALAFLAAGYVLYLEFSRMEKAGILHFQTREIVVGEKPQTGDIIWNGVLGFVLGYKLIYLFQHYREVEGDVASLIFSGKGNWGAGILLAIAFAAYRYWDVNRRALPKPERKTVKIYPHDMVGDIAITAAVSGIIGAKVFALFEGPNSFSHFIQDPLGQLFSGAGLAIYGGLIVAFTVVFWYVRKRGLPVIRVMDAAAPAMIMGYAVGRLGCQFAGDGDWGIANTAAKPGWFFLPDWAWAYDYPRNVLNDGIPIDGCIGHYCHHLATPVFPTPLYEVIASLIIFGILWLLRKRISIPGMIFFIYCILNGIERFFIEKIRVNETMHVLGMEASQAEIISTLVFALGVIGAILLWQRSRSKPVAS; this is encoded by the coding sequence ATGTACCCGAATCTGTCTTACTTTTTCCATGATTTATTTGGGACCGAACCGGATAATTTTCTTTCGGTCATCAACACGTTTGGATTCTTCCTGGCCCTGGCATTCCTGGCCGCCGGCTATGTCCTGTACCTTGAATTCAGCCGGATGGAAAAAGCAGGTATCCTGCATTTTCAAACACGCGAGATTGTTGTCGGTGAAAAACCACAGACCGGGGACATTATCTGGAATGGCGTACTGGGATTCGTCCTCGGGTACAAACTGATCTACCTCTTTCAGCATTACCGGGAAGTGGAGGGTGATGTAGCATCACTGATCTTTTCAGGCAAAGGAAACTGGGGTGCCGGTATACTGCTGGCCATCGCTTTCGCTGCTTACCGCTACTGGGATGTCAACCGGCGAGCGCTGCCCAAGCCTGAGCGCAAAACCGTCAAGATCTATCCGCATGACATGGTTGGAGATATCGCGATCACGGCAGCGGTCAGCGGGATCATCGGAGCGAAAGTTTTTGCACTTTTTGAAGGCCCCAATTCCTTTTCACACTTTATCCAAGATCCCCTGGGGCAGCTGTTTTCCGGAGCTGGATTAGCTATCTATGGTGGTTTGATCGTTGCTTTCACGGTAGTGTTCTGGTATGTGCGTAAGCGTGGATTACCAGTCATCCGGGTCATGGACGCTGCAGCGCCGGCGATGATCATGGGTTATGCAGTCGGACGTCTGGGCTGCCAGTTTGCCGGAGACGGTGACTGGGGCATCGCCAATACGGCTGCCAAGCCAGGCTGGTTTTTTCTGCCAGATTGGGCCTGGGCTTACGATTATCCCCGCAATGTGCTGAATGATGGCATTCCCATTGATGGTTGCATCGGTCACTATTGTCATCATCTGGCGACTCCGGTATTTCCTACACCCCTCTACGAGGTCATCGCATCCCTGATTATCTTCGGGATACTTTGGTTATTGAGAAAACGGATATCAATTCCGGGTATGATCTTTTTTATCTACTGTATCCTGAATGGCATCGAGCGCTTTTTCATTGAAAAAATCCGTGTCAATGAAACCATGCATGTACTCGGTATGGAAGCCAGCCAGGCTGAGATCATCTCGACGCTGGTTTTTGCATTGGGAGTTATCGGAGCAATTCTTCTGTGGCAGCGAAGCCGGTCAAAACCCGTTGCTTCCTAG
- a CDS encoding LysM peptidoglycan-binding domain-containing protein, translated as MYQVAQASREERVMYIERYKSIAIQEMNRTGIPASVKMAQAILESRAGTSVLAKTSNNHFGIKCGSNWDGKTVYRKDDDYHRGKLIQSCFRAYNTPEESFMAHSDFLVSQPRYSFLFKLKSGDYKGWAYGLKKAGYASDPSYPQRLIDIIETFNLQALDRVLRTEDPEQWLMLADEISLESFATGRYINDAKVYYTSLDERVSDVSESTGISINRILKYNEGITNSDQKLSPNTIVYLQPKRKSYRGKKKYHVVQEGETMLEISQRYGVKLDALYERNHMQKNTEPAKGAKIFLRNKPDKQYQPKLRSMVELIPVQQELPNTNPKPEGLNWEAPAEPELVPTIETHPERQLSEQQEVVHYTVKSGDTLYGLSRRFGVSIDRIKEMNKLDGTQIHIGQVLQVKL; from the coding sequence ATGTACCAAGTTGCCCAAGCAAGCAGAGAGGAGCGTGTAATGTATATTGAACGCTACAAATCGATTGCGATACAAGAGATGAATCGAACGGGTATCCCTGCCAGTGTGAAAATGGCTCAGGCTATTTTGGAATCAAGGGCAGGTACCAGTGTGCTGGCCAAAACCTCAAACAACCATTTTGGGATCAAATGTGGAAGCAATTGGGATGGCAAAACCGTTTACCGCAAAGACGATGATTACCATCGCGGCAAACTGATCCAATCCTGCTTCCGGGCTTACAACACTCCGGAGGAGTCCTTTATGGCTCATTCCGATTTTTTGGTGTCCCAGCCCCGGTATTCCTTTTTATTCAAATTGAAATCCGGGGATTACAAAGGATGGGCGTATGGTTTGAAGAAGGCAGGCTATGCCTCGGATCCCAGTTATCCGCAGCGGCTGATCGATATCATCGAGACATTCAATCTGCAGGCGCTGGACCGGGTTTTACGAACCGAAGATCCGGAACAATGGTTGATGCTTGCCGATGAAATTTCGCTTGAATCGTTTGCTACCGGGCGGTACATCAACGATGCCAAGGTGTATTACACCTCCCTCGATGAGCGGGTCAGTGATGTATCTGAAAGTACCGGTATCTCGATAAACCGGATCCTGAAGTACAACGAAGGCATCACCAACTCGGATCAGAAATTGTCTCCCAATACCATCGTGTATTTACAACCCAAACGGAAAAGTTACCGTGGGAAGAAAAAATATCACGTGGTCCAGGAAGGTGAGACCATGCTGGAGATCTCTCAGCGCTACGGTGTTAAACTCGATGCCCTGTACGAACGTAACCACATGCAGAAGAATACAGAACCGGCAAAAGGAGCAAAGATCTTTCTGCGCAACAAGCCGGATAAACAATACCAGCCTAAACTGAGGTCTATGGTCGAACTCATACCTGTACAACAAGAGTTGCCAAATACCAATCCCAAGCCGGAAGGCCTAAACTGGGAAGCACCGGCCGAGCCGGAATTGGTCCCGACCATCGAGACACATCCCGAAAGGCAGTTGTCTGAGCAACAGGAGGTCGTACATTATACGGTCAAGTCCGGAGATACCCTTTACGGTTTGTCCAGAAGATTTGGCGTCAGTATTGATCGGATAAAAGAAATGAATAAACTGGATGGTACGCAAATCCATATAGGACAAGTACTCCAGGTCAAATTGTAG
- the thiL gene encoding thiamine-phosphate kinase, with product MSGSNQSPHTDVNQLGEFGLIDHLTESFALTQPSSVRGVGDDAAVIDNQGFLTVLSTDMLVEEIHFDRIYHPLRYLGYKAVIVNLSDICAMNAIPRQITVSIALSNRYGVEDLEELYAGIALACEHYRVDLVGGDTTSSNRGLIISITAVGQGEPNRITYRSGAKPGDLICVTGDLGAAYVGLQLLEREKQVFISTPNVQPDFEGQDYIIGRQLKPEARLDVIELFHKSNLQPTAMIDISDGLASEIFHICKQSGTGAFIEEAKVPINQQTELMAIKFGLDPITCALSGGEDYELLFTIDPADLEKARYLPDLFIIGEITPAADGIKLHTSGGNVHPLQAQGWKHF from the coding sequence ATGAGTGGTTCAAACCAAAGTCCGCATACGGATGTGAATCAATTGGGCGAATTTGGCCTGATCGATCACCTTACGGAGTCATTTGCCCTGACACAGCCTTCTTCGGTACGCGGGGTAGGGGATGACGCTGCGGTGATCGACAACCAGGGTTTTCTCACGGTCCTGTCCACCGACATGCTGGTCGAAGAGATCCATTTTGACCGCATCTACCATCCCTTGCGTTATCTCGGATATAAAGCAGTCATTGTCAATCTTTCCGATATCTGTGCAATGAATGCCATCCCCAGGCAGATCACGGTATCCATTGCCCTTTCAAACCGGTATGGTGTTGAGGACCTGGAGGAGTTGTATGCCGGCATCGCGTTGGCCTGTGAACACTACCGGGTAGATCTCGTAGGAGGAGACACGACCTCTTCCAACCGGGGACTCATCATCAGCATTACGGCCGTAGGGCAGGGAGAGCCCAATCGCATAACCTATCGCTCCGGAGCCAAGCCGGGAGATCTGATTTGTGTTACCGGTGATCTGGGAGCTGCCTATGTCGGATTACAATTGCTTGAACGGGAGAAACAGGTATTTATCTCCACACCCAATGTACAACCCGATTTCGAAGGGCAGGACTATATCATCGGAAGACAGCTAAAACCGGAAGCTCGCCTGGATGTGATAGAACTCTTCCATAAAAGCAACCTTCAGCCTACCGCCATGATCGATATTTCCGATGGCCTGGCTTCAGAAATATTTCACATCTGCAAACAGTCCGGGACAGGAGCATTTATCGAGGAGGCTAAAGTGCCCATCAATCAGCAGACGGAACTGATGGCCATCAAATTTGGTCTGGATCCGATCACCTGTGCTTTGAGCGGTGGGGAAGACTATGAATTGCTGTTTACCATCGATCCTGCCGACCTGGAAAAAGCCCGGTATTTACCCGATCTGTTCATTATCGGGGAAATCACCCCGGCAGCTGACGGGATAAAACTGCATACTTCCGGCGGAAATGTCCATCCGCTGCAGGCGCAGGGGTGGAAGCATTTTTGA
- a CDS encoding DUF937 domain-containing protein, producing MNITDLLQGNLPEGLLQTISKQIGDNDVNQTQVAAHSALSAITSAIARNAATPSGANSLVSALDRDHDGSIMDDLAGFLTGSRQPTNTAMLNGSGILSHVLGNNQSNVVDMITKMSGMDKSKAGSLLTMLAPLVMGALGKARNQQGLGVGDLTNLLRNTVQTETQQNQHASLINRFLDQDGDGSIMDDLANIGMKFLSRK from the coding sequence ATGAATATTACCGATTTACTACAAGGCAATCTTCCAGAAGGCCTCCTACAGACCATTTCCAAACAAATAGGTGACAACGATGTCAACCAGACACAGGTTGCTGCACACAGTGCACTTTCGGCAATCACCTCGGCTATTGCCCGCAATGCCGCGACGCCGTCAGGAGCCAATTCGCTGGTATCTGCCCTGGACCGTGATCATGATGGCAGCATCATGGACGACCTGGCCGGATTTCTTACCGGCAGCAGGCAACCAACCAATACAGCCATGTTAAACGGATCTGGCATTCTGAGCCATGTGCTGGGAAATAACCAATCCAATGTGGTGGATATGATCACCAAGATGAGTGGGATGGATAAATCGAAAGCAGGTTCACTACTGACCATGTTAGCCCCGCTGGTGATGGGTGCACTGGGAAAAGCCCGCAATCAGCAAGGATTGGGTGTGGGTGACCTGACCAACCTGTTGCGGAATACCGTTCAGACGGAAACACAGCAAAATCAACATGCCAGCCTGATCAACCGCTTCCTGGACCAGGATGGCGACGGATCGATCATGGATGACCTGGCCAACATCGGAATGAAATTCCTGAGCAGAAAATAA
- a CDS encoding RNA pseudouridine synthase translates to MTAISSYILQQNHHWLILNKPPGMPVQPDQTGDANLLTAAQAYCKRSLHVLTRLDRPASGLVLMSKTSKANRHFHELQSNHTLTRKYWAITAEHPESDQAEVQGFIQRTRGNRSVWVSESSNPADEQASLRYSILEASERYFLWEIELFTGRHHQIRAFLQFLNCPIRGDVKYGYKRSNPQHHIQLHAREMQFDDLDGSSRQVIIAPTPEDTIWSVFSINQPK, encoded by the coding sequence ATGACTGCGATCAGTAGCTATATTCTGCAGCAAAATCACCATTGGCTGATCCTAAACAAGCCTCCTGGTATGCCCGTTCAGCCCGACCAGACCGGAGATGCCAATTTATTAACGGCTGCTCAGGCTTATTGTAAACGGTCCCTGCATGTGTTAACCCGTCTGGATCGCCCGGCATCAGGCCTGGTGCTGATGAGTAAAACCTCAAAAGCAAACCGCCATTTTCACGAGCTCCAGAGCAATCACACACTTACCCGGAAATATTGGGCGATCACAGCAGAACACCCGGAGTCTGATCAAGCCGAGGTTCAGGGCTTTATTCAACGCACCCGCGGAAATCGCTCCGTTTGGGTAAGCGAATCATCGAATCCTGCCGATGAGCAGGCATCGTTGCGGTATTCCATTTTAGAGGCCAGCGAACGTTACTTCTTATGGGAAATCGAATTATTTACCGGCAGGCATCATCAGATCAGGGCTTTTCTTCAATTTTTGAATTGCCCGATACGGGGAGATGTTAAATACGGATACAAACGTTCCAACCCACAGCATCACATCCAGCTCCATGCCCGCGAGATGCAATTTGATGATCTGGATGGATCCAGCCGGCAGGTGATCATTGCGCCAACGCCGGAAGATACCATCTGGTCTGTTTTTTCCATAAATCAACCAAAATGA